The segment TTTCCTCAAGAACTCTCAGATCAATCAAAAATATATTAGCAAGCTCGAAGGCCACTTTGAACAAACCTACGAGCTTATAGGCAAGGCAAACTTCCAAACCGAGTTGCTTGTCTTAATTCTAACCATCGCTTCTTGTCTGCCCGTTTTCGTCTTAATTATCTATCTTACCGTTACTCATCTTCAAGATGCTTCGTATTTGGCAGGCCTCATGGTCACTATTCCCAAACAGATCAGTATTCTTTCCAACTATCGCTCCGTCTTTCAGCAGGTCACAAATTTAAATACCTTTACGACTCGTTTTAGGAGCTACTGGGAGAGTTCTCATCTGACCGAATCAGACCTTTCGGGAAGAATTAAGCCTGAGAAAATTCGCTTGAACGGACAAGCCTTCGACTCGGTTGAACAATTGATCAAAGATCTAGATACAACAAAAAAGGGACGCATACTAATCACTGGAAACAATGGAGCTGGAAAGTCCACGTTACTAGTTCACCTCAACGCTTTCCTTCCGGAATCCTTTTATCTGCCCTCCAGCCCATCGCTGGAGATTGGTGATCAATTGGGAAGTGAGTCGACGGGAGAACGCATTTTAAAACATTTGGAGTTTGTTGCAAACAATCCGACTCCAGTTCTTTTGCTGGATGAGTGGGATGCGAATTTAGATAACACCAATAAGGAGTTGATAAATGAACGAATCGATCAGCTTGCAAGACAGAGCTTGGTGCTTGAAGTTCGCCATCGAAGTTAAATATGGCTCCTCAGGCTTTAAAGTTCTACATGGTGCCAACTTCTAACTGAACAGGCTGCCGCGAAAACATCGGTATCATTAAAAGACCTTATAGGCCTATTTTAAGCCAATTTTAGTTCTTTAGTATCATTTTGTGATACCATAAAGACAGCCATTGAGAACCTGTTTGAGTTCGGGCAGCTTTAGGAAAGAGCAAGGGACTGATCCCGAGCCTTCTTAAGGGGAATCGAAAATGCAAACGCTGACAGGACTTATGATGAATCTGTTCCAACAACTTATGAGCGGCCGTAACAACTTGAAATCGCATTCTTTCCACAACCTCCACAGCATCGGCCGCGGCGTGGTCATCGTTGTTGAAGAATACGATTACTCGGCTCACTAAGAAGGAACGCAAAAATGAACGAATTCAAAATTCAACAACTCAAAAGTGTCATCAAAGATCTTTTAAAGAAGAAAAAGATGACCTATGAAGATGTCGCCAATGAACTGAACTGTTCAGTTCCCACTGTCAAAAGAATCTTAGGCGATGAAGAACTCACCCTCTCTCGATTGCTTGAGTTATGCGATATTTTAGAAGTGAATCTGACCGATCTGGAAACGTTGACAAAAACGACCTCTGACAAAGTGGAACGATTCACCGAAGAACAGCAAATCTTTCTGGCGAAGAACAAAAACTTCTTAGCTTATCTTGTGCACCTTTTTGACGAGACTCCGGAGCAAATCGCTGAGAAGTACAAACTCACGCAAAAATCCACGGACAAATATCTGTTGGGCTTAGAGAAGAACAACCTCATCAAAGTAAATGCGAAACTTAAGGTAAAACCCGCCTTCAAGCAGCTACCATCCTTGGAGAATGGCCCGTTGGCGAAAGCCTATTACGAAGGCTTCATTCAAAACTCGGCAAATTTCTTTATTCAGAATATTTCAGAACGCCTTTATTCTCCAAATGATGGAAAAGAAACACCCAAGGGCTTTTCAGTGCAGAATATCGTGGTGACAGAAGAATCCTATAAAGCTTTTATCACAGAAAATTTAAAGAGCTTTGAAAGCTTCATCAAGCTTGCCAGCTACGAAGAAAAATCAAAACCCAAAGAGCAACTTAAGTCGGCGGTCGTTCTGCAGGCATTCACGATTGTGGAACAAGATTACAAAGGGCTGGAAATTCTGACCAAGGCGCTTGGTGAGATTATCAATATTTGAAGGCAGCAAGCGAAGGCTGCTGCCCTTTTTGAATTTTCTAGAATTCAAACTTAAATCTGATCATGAAGGCCCCAGTCACTCCCCCAATTCCCGTTGCCACGGCATCCTGAGAGTCGACTGTGTGCTTGTCGCGATGATGACTGTCGTAGACCTCTTTTAAAATTCCAGCGATAATTCCAGAGGCAACACCAATCCAAAACGATTTGTTTTTACTCACGTCAAAACCATAGTAGGCAATGGCGGCACTGGAAGAGGCGATAAGACTTCCCACAATGGCATGAAGAACTTTGTCATTTTGATCTGGATAGATGCCTTTGGCCAATAGACCTGAGGCGAGAGTGCCGGCGGCGACAGCAACAAAAACCTCGCCCCCTTCTTCGAGATTGAACTCTCGGGAATCTGCCAACGAAGAATTTAACTGAAGAATCTGCAAATCCAAAAGAATGTTATACTTATCCAGGCTTGCAACAAATTGGACCGTTTCAGGGCGGCCTGATATATCCTCTCGAGTTTCGCACTGAAAGTTCAAAAGTGTGATCTCACCATCTGTTTTTGATTCTACAGATTTAGAGTATCTATAGTTGTCCATGCTCGGCTCACACACCTTTTTAAAAAGGGCAGTGGCAGTTTTCACGGATCCTGGAATTTTACGGTCTGAAATTTTAATTTCTCCTGAACTCATCATCAGGGATCGACTCAACAAGTTTGCTTTCTGAAGATATGCGGGGCTTGGAGACGATACCATCTCCCCGGCCCATGAGCTCGTTGTGAAGGCCGTCAAAAAAAGAACTACAAGAATTTTTGATATAGTCACAACAATCCTTTCAAGGGCCTTTCTTAACAAGAAAGACGTAAGAAGGATGGTTTATAGCATAGTATAGCTCACATCCGACTCTGAACTTGGAGGACTTAGCGAAGTTTCATGAGTGTCTGACTATTTGACAGTGCGTACTCGCAGCAGCACCAATAGCGCAGTTGCGACACCAAAAGTGTGTCCGTACCTATTTGAGTTTTTGGAAGAAGCGGTTCCAGCGGAGTTGTGATGGATCGCATACGAAGGTCATGGATGGCAAAGTGGCATCGCACGAAAGCCAGATTAGCCAAGCTTTACCCACGATATAATCGTTTTTAACGAAACCCCAGTAGCGTGAATCACTCGATTGATCGCGGTTATCACCCATAAAAAAGAAGTGACCATTGGGCACCTTGTAAACTTTAGGAGCAATGCCTTCCACCACTTCGGGAGTCATAAAGCGCACGACGTGGGGATTTCCATCTATAGATTCATTGTAATAGGCAAAGCCGGACTCAGCATTGGTATAGGCAAGCGGAGACAAATCCCACTTCATACCATTTACGGTGATATGACCGTCTTGTACAACAACCTCATCCCCCGGAAGTCCGATCAAGCGCTTGATGTAATAGACATCGGGATTTTCTGGATATTTAAATACAACGATCTCCCCGCGTTCGGGCTTAGACCACTGGAACATCCACTTATCACTGAAGGGAAAATGCAGACCAAATGCAAACTTCTTAACAAGGATATGATCGTGAACAAGAAGATTGGGAATCATACTTCCCGAAGGGATCACAAAGGGCTCATACAGAGCCCAACGCACACCCAGCACCAGAAAAATAGGAAAAAGGAACGTTAGAATCGCTTGATTCCACGTTCCCTTCAAATTTTTTTGAGGTGTTGGTTGGTCCATCAAATCTAGTTAACTTGATGGAAGAAGCGACTCCAACGGATTGTCGTTGGATTGCAAAGGAAAGGAAGTGCTGGAATAGTTTCTTCACAGCTTAGCCATACGAACATCGCACGACCTAAAATGTTTTGCTTAGGCATAAAACCCCACACACGGCTGTCTGAAGAGTTCATGCGGTTATCACCCATCACAAACAAATGATCTTCAGGAACAGTCACCGGGCCGAAAGTTTCATAGATGTCGCCCTTACGAAGAAGGATCGAGTGATCTTTGCCTTTTTCCTCGCCTTTGCCTGGAGGCAAAGCTTCGGTGAATTCAACGTAATTGTTTTTACCGTCGTTGATGTTGCCATCACGAGTGAAGTCCGCGTCTCTCAACCAAGCGAAATCGTCGAGGTTGGCAGGCACTTTCTTTTCAACAGGCTTGTCGTTGATATAAAGAGTTCCGTTTTCATAGTAAATCTTATCGCCAGATTCACCGACGATACGCTTGATGAAGAAGGTGCTCATGTCCTTAGGGTATTTGAAGACAATCACTTCGCCGCGTTTTGGTTCGTTGAATTTCACCAACCAATTTTCAGAGAATGGTGCACGCAAACCGTAAGTCAGTTTGTTCACGAAGATATGATCGTGAATCAACAACGAAGGAAGCATAGATCCAGATGGGATCACGTAAGCTTCAACAAAGCCCCAACGAATGAACAATGCAATGAACACCGCTAGAAAAAGAGATCCCCAACCTTCAGTCCAAAAATGCTTATGACGCCAGTCCCATGGTGGTGGTTTCGGCCCACTATTCTTATTGCTACTCATGCTGCTAGTCCTCGACTTTCAAGATTGCTAGGAAGGCTTCCTGAGGAACATCCACAGAGCCGACCGCTTTCATGCGCTTCTTGCCCTCTTTTTGCTTCTCTAGAAGTTTACGTTTACGAGAGATGTCACCACCATAACATTTGGCAGTAACGTCTTTTCTGATGGCCCCTTGAGTTTCACGGGCGATAATTTTTGATCCAATCGCCGCCTGAATATTGATTTGGAATTGTTGACGAGGGATGAGTTCTTTCATCTTCTCTGTCAGTTTACGACCACGAGTGACTGCCTTTGATCTATGTACGATCAAAGACAAGGCATCAATCGGCTCAGAATTGATCAAGATGTCCAACTTCACAAGGTCCGCTTCTTCAAAGCCCAAGAATTCATACTCCAAAGACGCATAACCTTTAGAAATTGATTTCAAACGGTCATAGAAGTCCATAACCATTTCATTCATTGGAAGTTTGTATTCGATGATGACCTTTTTCTCGTTCACATACTCCATTTTAAGCTGGGCTCCGCGCTTGTCTTCGCAAAGCTTCAAAATGCCACCGATGTACTCGGTTGGTGTATGCAAGGTCACCTTTACATAAGGTTCTTCAAATTTCGCGATCATGCTTTCATCCGGCATGCCAGATGGATTTTCCAACATCATGACCGTGCCGTCTGTTTTTGTGATTTGGTAAACAACCGTAGGAGCCGTTGTGATCAAATCAAGATTGAACTCACGCTCCAAACGCTCCTGAACGATCTCCATATGCAGAAGGCCCAAGAAACCACAACGATAACCAAAACCTAGCGCCGCTGACTTCTCGACTTCGAATGACAACGAAGAGTCATTCAAGCAAAGCTTATCCAGAGCGTCTTTAAGACTTTCATATTCAGAAGCGATAACCGGGAAGATACCCGCAAAAACCATGGGCTTGATTCTTTGGAAACCTGCCAAAGGTTCTGGTGCTGGATGCTTTGCGCCTGTGACAGTGTCTCCGACCTTAACGTCACGGATGTCTTTGATACCGCAGATGATAAACCCTACTTCACCGGCCTCAAGAGTGTCTTGCATCGCAGGGAAAGGTTTGTACTTACCCATACGCAAAACTTCATAGTCACGATCCGTGGCCATGAATTTGATCTTGTCGCCTTTTTTAATAACTCCATCCACCATACGAACCAAAACGACAACGCCTTGATATGCATCGAACCAAGAGTCGAAGATCAAACCACGAGGAGTGAGAGTGCGATCTGCTTTTGGTGGCGGAACTTTTTCGACGATTGCCTCCAGAATATCAGTGATACCGATTTTCTCCTTGGCAGAAGCGTGAATGATTCCCGTTGTATCTAAACCAACAGTATCTTCGATCTGCTTTGCAACACCTTCTGGATCTGCCGAAGGCAAATCGATTTTGTTCAAAACAGGAATGATCTCAAGATTATTTTCCATCGCGAGATAAACGTTCGCGAGAGTTTGCGCTTCCACCCCTTGTGCTGCATCGACCACCAAGATCGCGCCTTCACAAGCAGCCAAAGAACGAGAGACTTCATAAGAGAAATCCACGTGCCCCGGCGTATCGATCAAATTGATCTGATACATGTTGCCGTCTTTCGATTTAAAATCGAGGCAGACGGTTTGAGCTTTAATTGTGATCCCACGCTCACGCTCAAGTTCCATGTTGTCCAAGAACTGATCTTTTTTCTCACGATCAGAAAGTGAACCGGTTGCAGAAAGAAGACCATCCGCCAAAGTTGATTTGCCGTGGTCGATATGAGCGATAATTGCGAAGTTACGTATAAACTTAGGATCCATTTGCGCCATTATATAAAAGAAGCGCCGAGTTGCTACAAACAACTCAGCGCAATGAGTTTTTCTACACCCTGGCGAAGCCAGAGTTCAAAACAGTCTCTAGGACTAGATGAGGCCTTTTACGGCCGCTTTAAGTTCTTCAACCTTGTTGAGTTTTTCCCAAGTGAAAGTCTCTTCAGTACGACCGAAGTGGCCATAAGCTGCAGTTGGAGAGTAAATTGGTCTCAAAAGGTCCAAATCCTTAGTGATTCTAGCTGGGCGCAGGTCAAAAACTTTGCGAATAGCTTGTTCCAACACTTCAGAACCGACTTTGCTTGTACCGAAATCATTGATTGAGATGCTCACAGGCTCAGCCACACCAATAGCGTAAGCTACTTGAAGCAAACATTTGTCTGCCAAGCCTGCCGCAACGATG is part of the Bdellovibrio svalbardensis genome and harbors:
- the lepA gene encoding translation elongation factor 4, which gives rise to MDPKFIRNFAIIAHIDHGKSTLADGLLSATGSLSDREKKDQFLDNMELERERGITIKAQTVCLDFKSKDGNMYQINLIDTPGHVDFSYEVSRSLAACEGAILVVDAAQGVEAQTLANVYLAMENNLEIIPVLNKIDLPSADPEGVAKQIEDTVGLDTTGIIHASAKEKIGITDILEAIVEKVPPPKADRTLTPRGLIFDSWFDAYQGVVVLVRMVDGVIKKGDKIKFMATDRDYEVLRMGKYKPFPAMQDTLEAGEVGFIICGIKDIRDVKVGDTVTGAKHPAPEPLAGFQRIKPMVFAGIFPVIASEYESLKDALDKLCLNDSSLSFEVEKSAALGFGYRCGFLGLLHMEIVQERLEREFNLDLITTAPTVVYQITKTDGTVMMLENPSGMPDESMIAKFEEPYVKVTLHTPTEYIGGILKLCEDKRGAQLKMEYVNEKKVIIEYKLPMNEMVMDFYDRLKSISKGYASLEYEFLGFEEADLVKLDILINSEPIDALSLIVHRSKAVTRGRKLTEKMKELIPRQQFQINIQAAIGSKIIARETQGAIRKDVTAKCYGGDISRKRKLLEKQKEGKKRMKAVGSVDVPQEAFLAILKVED
- the lepB gene encoding signal peptidase I; translation: MDQPTPQKNLKGTWNQAILTFLFPIFLVLGVRWALYEPFVIPSGSMIPNLLVHDHILVKKFAFGLHFPFSDKWMFQWSKPERGEIVVFKYPENPDVYYIKRLIGLPGDEVVVQDGHITVNGMKWDLSPLAYTNAESGFAYYNESIDGNPHVVRFMTPEVVEGIAPKVYKVPNGHFFFMGDNRDQSSDSRYWGFVKNDYIVGKAWLIWLSCDATLPSMTFVCDPSQLRWNRFFQKLK
- the lepB gene encoding signal peptidase I encodes the protein MSSNKNSGPKPPPWDWRHKHFWTEGWGSLFLAVFIALFIRWGFVEAYVIPSGSMLPSLLIHDHIFVNKLTYGLRAPFSENWLVKFNEPKRGEVIVFKYPKDMSTFFIKRIVGESGDKIYYENGTLYINDKPVEKKVPANLDDFAWLRDADFTRDGNINDGKNNYVEFTEALPPGKGEEKGKDHSILLRKGDIYETFGPVTVPEDHLFVMGDNRMNSSDSRVWGFMPKQNILGRAMFVWLSCEETIPALPFLCNPTTIRWSRFFHQVN
- a CDS encoding helix-turn-helix domain-containing protein; amino-acid sequence: MNEFKIQQLKSVIKDLLKKKKMTYEDVANELNCSVPTVKRILGDEELTLSRLLELCDILEVNLTDLETLTKTTSDKVERFTEEQQIFLAKNKNFLAYLVHLFDETPEQIAEKYKLTQKSTDKYLLGLEKNNLIKVNAKLKVKPAFKQLPSLENGPLAKAYYEGFIQNSANFFIQNISERLYSPNDGKETPKGFSVQNIVVTEESYKAFITENLKSFESFIKLASYEEKSKPKEQLKSAVVLQAFTIVEQDYKGLEILTKALGEIINI